The following coding sequences are from one Novosphingobium sp. Gsoil 351 window:
- a CDS encoding Rrf2 family transcriptional regulator: MLDSCNAKMHICDCMQLTQQTDFGLRLLIVLARKGGAVSLPVFAADQRLSYNHVAKVAQRLARHGFVRSRRGRGGGVDLARPPDTITVGEVVRAMEPGMQLADCGRCAIRFDCGTSGYLADALAAFMAVLDNTTLSQAAHPARTSFTLAPPEAEANELSGGIDF; the protein is encoded by the coding sequence GTGCTTGATTCGTGCAATGCAAAAATGCACATCTGCGATTGCATGCAGCTCACCCAACAAACGGACTTCGGATTGCGCTTGCTGATTGTGCTGGCGCGCAAGGGCGGCGCGGTGTCTCTCCCCGTGTTCGCAGCCGACCAGCGGCTTTCCTACAATCACGTGGCAAAGGTTGCTCAGCGCCTCGCACGTCACGGGTTCGTCCGCAGCCGTCGCGGTCGGGGCGGCGGCGTCGACCTGGCTCGCCCACCCGACACGATTACTGTGGGCGAAGTGGTTCGAGCAATGGAGCCGGGCATGCAGCTCGCCGACTGTGGCCGCTGCGCTATACGCTTCGACTGCGGCACAAGTGGCTATCTCGCGGACGCCCTTGCCGCTTTCATGGCCGTTCTCGACAATACGACTCTCTCACAGGCGGCGCACCCCGCGCGGACATCCTTCACATTGGCGCCTCCCGAAGCAGAAGCCAATGAACTGAGTGGTGGCATAGATTTTTAA
- a CDS encoding DUF1971 domain-containing protein: MTKLPPGLQSYKRTQTFTAATIPRALLNDHSTKDGTWGLIHVEKGELLYVVTDPRRPASEQVLTPESALGVVEPTILHRVEPISPVRFHLEFFRGEPTVGPR; encoded by the coding sequence GTGACGAAGCTTCCGCCCGGGCTCCAGAGCTACAAGCGTACGCAGACCTTCACCGCGGCCACCATTCCGCGGGCACTTCTGAACGATCATTCGACCAAGGATGGCACGTGGGGACTAATCCACGTCGAGAAAGGCGAGCTCTTGTACGTCGTCACCGATCCCCGACGGCCCGCATCCGAGCAAGTGCTTACTCCGGAAAGTGCGCTAGGCGTCGTGGAGCCAACCATTCTGCACCGCGTCGAACCGATCAGCCCCGTCCGTTTCCATTTGGAATTCTTTCGAGGGGAGCCGACGGTGGGTCCTCGGTGA
- a CDS encoding globin domain-containing protein: MRTASAAAMEIVKSTAPLLEQHGVAITTAMYARLFQDPEIEAMFDRAAQASGEQPRRLAGAILAYAKNIDKLANLNTAVQRMVARHVETGVKPEHYPNVANALLPAIRDVLSAEVATDEVLAAWGEAYWMLADILIGAEAQAYEDRLAA, from the coding sequence ATGCGTACCGCCTCTGCCGCTGCCATGGAGATCGTAAAGTCGACCGCGCCCCTGCTGGAGCAGCACGGCGTGGCCATCACCACTGCGATGTACGCAAGGTTGTTCCAGGACCCTGAGATTGAAGCGATGTTCGATCGCGCAGCTCAGGCGAGCGGCGAGCAGCCCCGGCGCCTGGCGGGCGCTATTCTGGCCTATGCCAAGAACATCGACAAGCTCGCCAACCTGAATACGGCCGTCCAGCGCATGGTTGCACGCCATGTCGAGACCGGGGTGAAGCCCGAGCATTACCCGAACGTGGCCAATGCGCTGCTGCCGGCGATCCGGGACGTGTTGAGCGCCGAAGTGGCGACGGACGAGGTCCTAGCCGCATGGGGTGAAGCTTACTGGATGCTCGCTGACATTCTGATAGGCGCCGAAGCGCAGGCGTATGAAGATCGGCTGGCCGCCTGA
- a CDS encoding group III truncated hemoglobin codes for MSEDDIAGLLPAFYARVRADVVLGPIFEGGVDDWPHHLDKLEAFWSSVMLSSGRYKGQPMVAHLKHADHMTRDNFARWLTLWRQTTEELLAPELVRQLQDRAHRIAESLQLGVQFQRDRLVA; via the coding sequence ATGTCAGAGGATGACATCGCTGGGCTCCTGCCTGCGTTCTACGCGCGGGTTCGCGCCGACGTCGTACTTGGCCCGATCTTCGAGGGCGGCGTTGACGACTGGCCCCACCACCTGGACAAACTGGAGGCGTTCTGGTCCTCGGTGATGCTCAGCAGCGGCCGCTACAAGGGACAGCCGATGGTCGCTCACCTGAAGCATGCCGACCACATGACCCGCGACAACTTTGCGCGCTGGCTCACTCTGTGGAGGCAGACGACCGAGGAGCTGCTTGCGCCAGAGCTGGTAAGGCAGCTTCAGGACAGGGCCCACAGGATTGCCGAAAGCCTGCAGCTCGGGGTGCAGTTTCAGCGCGACCGGCTTGTCGCGTGA